A region from the Chitinispirillales bacterium ANBcel5 genome encodes:
- a CDS encoding RHS repeat-associated core domain-containing protein, whose product HVMDDTSRIAIVNHWTKDDHLREIDSSDDLGQNKIRYQYGNHLGSASLELNEAGELISYEEYFPYGGTSFVVGNSEKEVKLKEYRYTGKERDDATGLYYYGARYYAAWIGRWLSADPAGPVDGWNLYEYVRGNPVGLVDPDGMTSERHDVGIKFPEGVETAEDLKEHLSNKGTFEYDGIDYYLEFDGELDIEMVDGVPKITGDNLMAREFVAGAIVPPATNSNHHAGHAIDMNILYNKKLYRAVDLNPNNIKRLPQSVQNFINDIRNDSKLRWGGDFSPTDPVHIDDGLNISNPEVFRQRVIAVNYAYQAR is encoded by the coding sequence CCATGTGATGGATGACACTTCGAGGATTGCTATTGTTAACCACTGGACGAAAGACGACCACTTACGTGAGATCGATAGTTCAGACGACCTTGGCCAGAACAAGATCCGGTACCAGTATGGCAACCATCTTGGGTCTGCATCACTTGAACTCAACGAGGCCGGCGAACTCATCTCCTATGAAGAGTACTTCCCTTACGGTGGGACTTCTTTTGTAGTAGGAAATAGCGAAAAAGAAGTTAAGCTCAAAGAATACCGCTACACCGGGAAAGAACGGGATGATGCCACCGGGTTGTATTATTATGGAGCAAGGTACTATGCAGCTTGGATTGGGAGGTGGTTGAGTGCGGATCCGGCGGGGCCGGTGGATGGGTGGAATTTGTATGAGTATGTGCGGGGGAATCCGGTGGGGTTGGTGGATCCGGATGGGATGACTTCTGAAAGACATGATGTCGGTATAAAATTTCCTGAAGGGGTGGAAACTGCAGAAGATCTTAAAGAACATTTGAGTAATAAAGGTACTTTTGAGTACGATGGAATTGATTACTATCTGGAGTTTGATGGTGAATTGGATATAGAGATGGTTGATGGTGTACCAAAAATAACAGGTGATAACCTGATGGCTCGTGAATTTGTTGCAGGAGCAATAGTTCCTCCTGCAACAAATTCGAATCATCATGCAGGGCATGCAATTGACATGAATATACTATATAATAAAAAACTATACAGAGCAGTTGATCTCAACCCAAACAACATTAAAAGACTTCCTCAATCAGTGCAGAATTTTATTAATGATATTCGTAATGATTCAAAATTACGATGGGGGGGGGATTTCTCTCCTACAGATCCTGTACATATAGATGATGGATTAAATATATCTAATCCAGAAGTTTTTCGACAAAGAGTGATTGCTGTTAATTATGCCTATCAAGCCAGATGA
- a CDS encoding M23 family metallopeptidase — MVGKVKDVLDLNYQRAVYANTEYSKKLNWDELLPKIKPDWYAMWIAGSKDRFAEEVAFYQLKNGLKPISGVIGPITWKAMGGVVFEPLEGVEDLFPLKKLQRERPRFFPPLPLSHRITSPFGMRIHPVSGVRRFHNGIDLEADIGDPVVAFADGIVEHSLFSETGGHMIVLKHANEYKTRYLHLDKRLVKSGEVIAGQKIGTAGNTGISSGPHLHFEIIRKGKRVDPTDYINYRLRQ; from the coding sequence TTGGTTGGTAAAGTTAAAGATGTGCTTGATCTTAACTATCAAAGAGCAGTTTATGCAAATACTGAGTACTCAAAGAAATTAAATTGGGATGAACTCTTACCGAAAATAAAACCGGATTGGTATGCAATGTGGATTGCAGGCTCAAAAGATCGTTTTGCAGAAGAAGTTGCATTCTATCAACTTAAAAATGGTTTAAAACCAATATCTGGTGTTATTGGTCCTATTACATGGAAAGCAATGGGTGGAGTAGTTTTTGAACCTTTAGAAGGTGTGGAGGATTTGTTTCCTCTTAAAAAGTTACAGCGTGAAAGACCACGTTTTTTTCCTCCTCTACCACTTTCCCACCGTATAACTAGTCCTTTTGGGATGAGAATCCATCCTGTAAGTGGGGTTAGAAGATTTCATAATGGAATCGATTTGGAGGCAGATATTGGCGACCCAGTAGTTGCATTTGCTGATGGAATAGTTGAGCACTCATTATTTAGTGAAACTGGAGGTCATATGATAGTTTTAAAACATGCAAATGAATATAAAACACGATACTTACATTTAGATAAAAGGCTTGTTAAAAGTGGAGAGGTTATTGCTGGACAGAAAATAGGAACAGCTGGAAATACTGGTATAAGTTCTGGTCCCCATCTTCATTTTGAAATTATTCGCAAAGGAAAACGTGTTGATCCAACAGATTACATCAATTATAGATTAAGACAATAA
- a CDS encoding helix-turn-helix domain-containing protein, whose translation MMSNIVFLAWGKGPKLLMRLYQRPTVSINDAAQFLDITHQTANTLIQKLVELEIVQESTGYARNRLFVFKPYLDLFMEK comes from the coding sequence ATGATGTCGAACATCGTCTTTTTAGCCTGGGGAAAAGGGCCAAAGCTCTTAATGAGACTCTATCAAAGACCAACAGTTTCTATCAATGATGCAGCCCAATTCCTTGATATTACCCATCAGACGGCAAATACCCTGATACAGAAATTGGTAGAACTTGAAATAGTACAAGAGTCCACCGGCTATGCCCGTAACCGGCTTTTTGTTTTTAAACCATATTTGGATCTGTTCATGGAGAAATGA
- a CDS encoding DUF5668 domain-containing protein, translated as MKTSLIWGLLLIIIGIILLTNNLGVTDIAVGELIATFWPVVFIIWGLETLLDNKNRYKNANIIWGLILVGLGVAIIARNLGYYTFDLSLIWKLIFPLIVILIGISILLSGKGSKNGNWAVMSGIDKKLEGTTLNNCYYIAIMGGVDLDISQVEVPDGETIISLTAIMGGIDLRVNPELNYVFTNTTLLGSIEFMKNESGGVLLNKKYEHKGSEDCHKTIIINTRCIFGGIEVKQFMVDKDKAQR; from the coding sequence ATGAAAACATCATTGATTTGGGGACTACTACTTATTATAATTGGAATTATACTGCTGACTAATAACTTAGGTGTAACCGATATTGCTGTTGGAGAGTTAATAGCTACATTTTGGCCGGTTGTCTTTATTATCTGGGGATTAGAAACCCTTTTAGATAATAAAAACAGATATAAAAACGCCAATATAATTTGGGGACTAATCCTTGTAGGTTTGGGAGTCGCCATTATTGCGAGGAATTTAGGCTATTATACTTTTGATCTCTCACTAATCTGGAAGTTGATCTTTCCATTGATAGTGATCTTAATTGGCATTAGTATTCTTCTTTCGGGGAAAGGATCAAAAAATGGAAATTGGGCGGTAATGAGTGGAATAGATAAAAAACTTGAAGGAACTACTCTTAATAATTGCTATTATATCGCCATAATGGGAGGGGTTGATCTGGACATAAGCCAGGTTGAAGTTCCTGATGGCGAAACCATCATTTCACTGACAGCGATTATGGGCGGAATTGATCTAAGGGTGAATCCTGAATTAAATTATGTTTTTACAAATACTACTCTTTTAGGTAGCATAGAGTTTATGAAAAATGAAAGTGGTGGAGTTTTATTAAACAAGAAGTATGAACACAAAGGTAGCGAAGATTGCCATAAAACCATTATCATAAACACACGCTGTATTTTTGGGGGAATTGAAGTAAAGCAGTTTATGGTAGATAAAGATAAGGCGCAAAGATAG